A region from the Triticum urartu cultivar G1812 chromosome 1, Tu2.1, whole genome shotgun sequence genome encodes:
- the LOC125541715 gene encoding gamma-gliadin-like isoform X1 gives MKTLLILTIIAVALTTTTANIQVDPSGQVQWPQQQQPFPQPQQPFSQQPQQIFPQPQQTFPHQPQQAFPQPQQTFPHQPQQQFPQPQQPQQPFPQQPQQQFPQPQQPQQPFLQQPQQQFPQPQKPQQPFPQPQQPQLPFPQQPQQPFPQPQQPQQPFPQLQQPQQPLPQPQQPQQPFPQQQQPLIQPYLQQQMNPCKNYLLQQCNPVSLVSSLVSMILPRSDCQVMRQQCCQQLAQIPQQLQCAAIHGVVHSIIMQQEQQEQQQQQQQQQQQQQQGIQIMRPLFQLVQGQGIIQPQQPAQLEVIRSLVLGTLPTMCNVFVPPECSTTKAPFASIVADIGGQ, from the coding sequence ATGAAGACCTTACTCATCCTGACAATCATTGCGGTGGCACTAACTACCACCACCGCCAATATACAGGTCGACCCTAGTGGCCAAGTACAATGgccacaacaacaacaaccattCCCCCAGCCCCAACAACCATTCTCCCAACAACCACAACAAATTTTTCCCCAACCCCAACAAACATTCCCCCATCAACCACAACAAGCATTTCCCCAACCCCAACAAACATTCCCCCATCAACCACAACAACAATTTCCCCAGCCCCAGCAACCACAACAACCATTTCCCCAGCAACCACAACAACAATTTCCCCAGCCCCAACAACCACAACAACCATTTCTCCAGCAACCACAACAACAATTTCCCCAGCCCCAAAAACCACAACAACCATTTCCCCAGCCCCAACAACCCCAACTACCATTTCCGCAACAACCACAACAACCATTCCCCCAGCCTCAACAACCCCAACAACCATTTCCCCAGTTACAGCAACCACAACAACCTTTACCCCAGCCCCAACAACCGCAACAACCATTCCCCCAACAACAACAACCATTGATTCAGCCATACCTACAACAACAGATGAACCCCTGCAAGAATTACCTCTTGCAGCAATGCAACCCTGTGTCATTGGTGTCATCCCTCGTATCAATGATCTTGCCACGAAGTGATTGCCAGGTGATGCGGCAACAATGTTGCCAACAACTAGCACAGATTCCTCAGCAGCTCCAGTGCGCAGCCATCCATGGCGTCGTGCATTCCATCATCATGCAGCAAGaacaacaagaacaacaacaacaacaacaacaacaacaacaacaacaacaacaaggcATACAGATCATGCGGCCACTATTTCAGCTCGTCCAGGGTCAGGGCATCATCCAACCTCAACAACCAGCTCAATTGGAGGTGATCAGGTCATTGGTATTGGGAACTCTTCCAACCATGTGCAACGTGTTTGTTCCACCTGAGTGCTCCACCACCAAGGCACCATTTGCCAGCATAGTCGCCGACATTGGTGGCCAATGA
- the LOC125541715 gene encoding gamma-gliadin-like isoform X2: MKTLLILTIIAVALTTTTANIQVDPSGQVQWPQQQQPFPQPQQPFSQQPQQIFPQPQQTFPHQPQQAFPQPQQTFPHQPQQQFPQPQQPQQPFPQQPQQQFPQPQQPQQPFLQQPQQQFPQPQKPQQPFPQPQQPQLPFPQQPQQPFPQPQQPQQPFPQLQQPQQPLPQPQQPQQPFPQQQQPLIQPYLQQQMNPCKNYLLQQCNPVSLVSSLVSMILPRSDCQVMRQQCCQQLAQIPQQLQCAAIHGVVHSIIMQQEQQQGIQIMRPLFQLVQGQGIIQPQQPAQLEVIRSLVLGTLPTMCNVFVPPECSTTKAPFASIVADIGGQ, from the exons ATGAAGACCTTACTCATCCTGACAATCATTGCGGTGGCACTAACTACCACCACCGCCAATATACAGGTCGACCCTAGTGGCCAAGTACAATGgccacaacaacaacaaccattCCCCCAGCCCCAACAACCATTCTCCCAACAACCACAACAAATTTTTCCCCAACCCCAACAAACATTCCCCCATCAACCACAACAAGCATTTCCCCAACCCCAACAAACATTCCCCCATCAACCACAACAACAATTTCCCCAGCCCCAGCAACCACAACAACCATTTCCCCAGCAACCACAACAACAATTTCCCCAGCCCCAACAACCACAACAACCATTTCTCCAGCAACCACAACAACAATTTCCCCAGCCCCAAAAACCACAACAACCATTTCCCCAGCCCCAACAACCCCAACTACCATTTCCGCAACAACCACAACAACCATTCCCCCAGCCTCAACAACCCCAACAACCATTTCCCCAGTTACAGCAACCACAACAACCTTTACCCCAGCCCCAACAACCGCAACAACCATTCCCCCAACAACAACAACCATTGATTCAGCCATACCTACAACAACAGATGAACCCCTGCAAGAATTACCTCTTGCAGCAATGCAACCCTGTGTCATTGGTGTCATCCCTCGTATCAATGATCTTGCCACGAAGTGATTGCCAGGTGATGCGGCAACAATGTTGCCAACAACTAGCACAGATTCCTCAGCAGCTCCAGTGCGCAGCCATCCATGGCGTCGTGCATTCCATCATCATGCAGCAAGaacaacaa caaggcATACAGATCATGCGGCCACTATTTCAGCTCGTCCAGGGTCAGGGCATCATCCAACCTCAACAACCAGCTCAATTGGAGGTGATCAGGTCATTGGTATTGGGAACTCTTCCAACCATGTGCAACGTGTTTGTTCCACCTGAGTGCTCCACCACCAAGGCACCATTTGCCAGCATAGTCGCCGACATTGGTGGCCAATGA